In Anas platyrhynchos isolate ZD024472 breed Pekin duck chromosome 19, IASCAAS_PekinDuck_T2T, whole genome shotgun sequence, the genomic window TTCTTGTAGCTATGTTCATGATCAGACATGAGGATTCCTGTGTCCAATTCTGCTAAATCAGCTCAATCCCAGGAGTTGCAattcccccctgccccataagATGGGGATAGTGTACTTCCAAACTGAGCAAATGAACAAGAGGGCTTCGATTTAAATCCGTGCTCATCGTATTTTCCATTCCCCAGCAAGTCACCATTACATCCTTAATTGGGAGTTATCACTTACTCTTGCATCAGAGGTAGAGAATTTTGTACTTTCTGGGAGATGCTTAAGCATTAGTGTTCCCTTTGCAGATATAGAAGTGTGTCTTGCCAGAAATCACCCCAGCCTGTGTTACAGGTCAGACCCTCATGcctgtgctgtggagctggaGTATGAAGCTTTCAGAACCAGTAAAATGGCAAACTCATACAAGGCATCTGTGCTAAAGAAGGTAGGGCCCAACATCTGCTGTTGCTTGCCCTTGCCTCTTAACATGGTGTGACCTCAGCTCAGCTCAGGGAAATGAGTAGAGTTTGTGTGGGATAGATGGAGAAATTTCACTTGCCTTGGCTgtcttccaaatctttcttTGTGGCTTTGTTTCCAGGAGGAACCAGGATCATGTTGGTTTCACATCCTCGTTGGCTGCAGTCTATGAGCTTACAGCCTTTGGAAACCTGCATTATCAGTGCAAGCTTATCCAGATATCCTCTAGGTCTAGCAACAGAGGGAATGGGAAGTTCTTTAGATTGTTGCTGAAAATAGAGCAGCCCAGGTTTAGGTTAGCTGGTTGCCTCCTTGAAGATGTTCCCGTTCTTGAGACAGGTGTATCTCCATATTTGTTTTACCAGCTATGGCTTTGAGTGTGTACAGAGGCAGGAATACATAAAGATTTTTAGTCACCAGGAGTTTGCTTCTGTTCTCTTTTCAGGTAGCAGAGATCAACAAAGCCTCAAAAGGCGGAGAGTTGTTCTCAGTCATTGGGTCAGGAACTGGTGGCAACAGAAGCTTGGAGACAAAATCTGAGTCTCCAGCAGAGGAGAACTTCCTCCCTGCATCCCAGGTTTACTCGGTGAGTGCAGATGGCATGGACAAGGGGGGAATGATTTGGCTTGCCTacctacttttttattattgtttttaaagttctttttgtttttctcatctcACTCTAACCAAACATGCTGTCTGTTTCCTTACTGTGGGGCTGTGACATTAGACTACTCTATTTGCATGATGTCTCAGTTGATGGTCATGATGAGGAGTCAATTTTAGACCCCTACCCAGCTTACAGCTGTATGAACAGCAGTGTATTGTGCACATAAACTTGGTCCTTTTAGAGTTGCGCACACAGGGCCTCCTTGCTGCTCTCataccctatttttttttctccttcttttctccttaGTTCAAACCCAAGCGTGTGGGAGCTGGGTTTCCAAAGAGTTCCAGCGTATTCCAGACAGCTTCAGAACTGCTGATGATCCAGGAGGAAAGCAATACAAAGCTTGTCAAAAAAGAAGATTGTCCAAATGAGCAAGACAACAGCAACTGTAATCTGGAACCAGACAAGAGAAACCGTGTTCtccagaaaaaaggaaaagcaaaaaaagaaaaagcaaagtgtGAGAGTTCTGAGGTAGAACTACTTCCTGAAAAGAAGGGACAGCAACCCAGTCCAGACACAAAAACTGCCCTTTGTGATAGCCCTGCTAAGAAAGCCAAAGTtagcaaaaagcagcaaatgctGGCAGAGGCAGCCAAAAAAGAATCACAGGATATTTCCAAGTTCTTCTCCCTCTCCAAAGGTGGGTCTAAAGCCAAAAGTTgcagcacagcagaggaagtcAGCTGTTCTGCAAGCACACTACCTCAGGTTTCTTCTCAAAGCGTATGTCAAGAGACACCACCACCTCAGGGAAACAAAGATGAATCTGGAGAGGATGTGACTGCACAGTCCCGGGCAGAGAATGAAGAGCTGGGGGGGACAGAAGGAACATTGactgagcaggaggaggaaggaacaCTGACTGAGAAGGAAGAGGATTTTAAGACCCAGCAGGCTGCTGAATCTGAACTCCTTCAGGACGAACTTGATGTAAAATCCAGGTAATATCTCcacctctctcctccctttgttACCCCATTAAGTAGCTGTAGGGCCCCACCAGCCTTGTCCTGGAAACTGAGAATCCATGTCAAATCTCTAGGCTGCTGAGGAAAATTCCTGCTTTACTGTGGAGTGTCTAATGGCTGCTGACAGTGACTATTGGAATGAATTAAATTGCCTTTCTCTCCACTCTTTCCTCCAGTGTTGCTGAAAATGTCACAGAAACTGAGTTAACTGTTATTGGGGAAGGTCAGAGTGGGAAGCGACCAGGATGGGATGAGGTAAGACTTTAATGGATGCCGATTTCCTCTACTTTTGTTCTCTTTGTTCCAAGTTGCTCCATGGAAGTGATGCTCCTGGTCTGAAGTTCACCTGGTAGTGTTGTTTAGCTGGGGAGGGCCCAGCTGTAATTGCAGTGGAGAGAACTGTAGATGAGTTGCCCTCCTGAAGCATCCCTGCCACCCAAAAGGCAGCGCCAGCAACTCAGACTGCAGTGGAGAGCTTCCACTGCATGCTGCTGTTTCTTGTCTGCAACACTTGACCGTACCTTTTCCTGATAACTTGCCTGGAACGATTCTCTCCACCCCCTCTAGATCTGTAACTATTATTAGCGAGACGCCTTCTCCATTCATGGGAACAACCACAGGTCAGTGACCCATGGGACCACTAAAAAGGGAATCCCGTGCGCAGCCTTCCTTGCCATTCAGGCTCTGGTTCTGCTGTTGGCATCCAAACCTGCCTAGCAGCTGCCTGTGCTGAACAGTGCAGTTTTCTCCTTGCTCTCCTGAGTTGAGCAGGAGTGTGGCGCTTCTGAGGTGTTTAATTCTTCCTGAGGGGTGTGCACTCAGCAAACATCCTGGGAAATCTTTTCCCGTGAGCCTCTCCTGTATAAAACCAGGTCTAGCAATTAGCTGCCCTAATGAGAGTATaggtatatagtatatataccaAAATAATTGGTAGTCTGATAGGGTTTTTTTCAAAGCCCCTTTTATGTGGGAAAATGTGTTATGTCTGCAGAGCTTCGTGTCCCCAAGAAGTTCTGTAGGTTCCTGCATGGTAACCACTATAGGAAGAGACTGCTGGATGCTGCAGAGATTCACGTTCTCAGAAGGCAGTGGCTGTTTGAAAGTGTAATGCTGCTGCAGGAATTACTGatttgggttttcttctgtCCCACCTCCAGGATATGGAAAGCCCCGCAACAAAGCGGCTACGGACAGCAGCAAAATCTTCTATTCTGTCCCAGCCAGAAAGCAAAAGTGTTGGTCCAACAAAGAAGAAGGTGACTTTTGATCCAAACTTATTGCAGTGTGATAAAGATGAAGCCAGCAAGACCATACAGCCAGCGACCAAAAGCATGTCCCTCAAGGAGACAGCAGACATCGTTGTAAAATATTTGACCCCGTTCTACAAGGGCGGCAAATTTGCTTCCAAGGTAGGCACAGCTCAGGACCCTTTCAAGCAGAAGGAGACTGCATCTCCCCAGGGATCTGGGGCCCTAAGAAGGGAACAATGGTATGGATACCACATTTAATTTCCGGGTCACATCTCGGTATGTGCCATGAGTGGTTTGTGCTACAGCCTAATGGTTTGTGCTACAGTACTAAGGGCAAGACAAATGCAGAATTAAGCCTGGTGAATTATTGATGTCTGCTTTTTGCTCTTTATCTTCCCTCTCTCTGCAGGATCTGTTTAAGGGCTTTGCTCGGCACCTGTCTCACTTACTGACTGAAGATCAGAACCCTGCCCGCAAGACTGGTGAGTTGGAGCTGTAGAGAGCACCAAGAATCTTGGTTTCTTGTGATGCTAAATGAATTGATGGCTCTAGATGTCTTAAGTATCATCTcaaaggtgctgctgcttctcttgcaGTGAAGGAAGAAGCACAGAGACTCATTAAGGAGTTTTTCAAAACACGAGACAGATGTGAGAGTGAGACAGactggcaggagctgcagagctcgGAGAGATGATCCTTGCATCTTGTTCGTCAATTCCTTCTTCCAGTAGTGGGACCAGAGGATCCTGAAGAACTTAGCCACGGAAGGGTTTATGAAACTGCAGAAGTGAACTGTCTTTCCCCACTGCATTTTTGCTCTCTTCAGCCTGCAGTGCCACCTTAGTGACACACGTTTCCACAAAACCAGTTTCTGTGAACCTATGGAGAGTTTCTCCACTAACCAGAGCACCGAGGTCTTCCAGTACCTCGTGCCAAGAGGTACAAAGTCTCCATCTGCTGTGTAGGTTAGGGGCTGCTGCCTCAGGTGTTTTGCAGTGCCTCCAatttctgcctctgcagtggTCTGGGAAGGCATTTTTCAGAGACTCTGCTTTGGGATGGCATCCTCTTGCTTCCTAgatggctgttcctcctgctccccccctcccttaGTTCTTATTTGAGTGTTACCAATAGAAGCCTTATGCTACAAACGAGTTCACATGCTTTTGCTCAGGGCTGCCAATGCTGAACTTGATGTTTAAGTACCTGGATGGAATGTTTTTCCTtggagggcagcaggggagtgttttgtttttactctgCAGGCAATGCCTACTTTCTGAAGGTAGAGAAACTcagattctttttgttttaatcccaacttttttttttttttttaaaccgtGTCTGGTTCTGCCTGCCCTTTAACTGAAGTGGTGATGCTGTCTTGGTAGTAACCTCTCTAGTAGTGGCACCAAGGTGGCCAACACTTTTCCAGCATTGCTTCTAACCCCTAAAGCCATATCTGCTCCCTGTGCCTCACCCACAGCCTGCAGTACAGAGGGCAATGCTGCTGTTACTACTGGTTAATGTACTGCTGTGGCCCTCAGGTTGACACTGCGGTGCCTCTGCTGCTATATTTATATAAGGACCTGAACTGTAGGGTATCAGTGGGCTTGAAATAACCTGATTCCCTGGCACAAGTCCTttctgttgggttttagttgggttctgtCTTTTTTCCATGCTTATAGAGGCTGGTGGCCTCAGGCAGTATTGCTGCTAGAGGAATCTGCAGCCTGAGAAGCCatgaaacagatttttgaaTCACTGTACTCAACAGCTGATTATTTTTATGTGCTGAAGGGTATGTGCAGAACTGACAATAAAACAGTGTTATTGCAGCTGTGGACTCTTCCTGGAGATTTTTTCTTACCTATCATGTAGGCCGGTCTTAGTTACATTAAGACTCCTTCACTGTAAACTTAGACATGAAAGCTTGCTCTTTTTATCTGAGCAGGCAAgcctgggatgggatgggtggGAAGTGTGTAGCAGCAGACACCTCCATCCCCCAATAGCTGCAGGATATTTCTAGCTAAGCACCAGGAGGAGAAGAACCTGGAAATGTTTACCTCAAAAGTCACTTTTATCTTCAGCTTTCTCTGTTCAAGGGGAGGACAAAAGGGCTTTGCAAGAAGTCTTTGTATAAAAGAACtattttttcagctgttgcCTGCTGGCTTCTGTTTCACCTTCCCATTAAAATTTTTGTTACATCAGCTATCTCCAGGAACCCCTATATAAGGTTACTATCTCCAGCATTCAGTGCTTGTAGAgttcagctgctgcctgggtgAACTTTACAGAAATTTTGTGCAACTTGTAAAAGCAAAGGACATCCAAAAGGGCATGGGGGGTTGTAGCACGGTGCTCAATCACCACGGAGAGCAGCTCTTCAGATGAGTTGTGTTCCTACGTAAGGCAGCAAAAGCTCAGAAAGAGGAGGGAAATGATGAGTTAATCTTCAGAGATGGtctctgttcctttctttcATATTGCTGTGGCACTTCAAGGCACTAGCCTTGCAGTAGTACTGGTGAAGGGAGAAGGTGCAGCACACACTCCAGCAAGGACCTCTCTGGCCCCAGCAAGCAGCATTTGCAGGAATTTTCCTGACACGGATGCCACTGTGCCTACTGCTGGCATCAGCTCACCAGCAAGGAGCTTGCATTAAACAACTCTAGATCCCATTCCCAGCCAACAGTGACCACGTTTTCCTGTAACTTTTCCAGTTAGCTGCAGGACACCCATCCCACATTTGATGTAAAGCAGTGTCTGTCATCTCATAGCTTCAAAATAGCTACTGtgcaattattttattacagtCTCCTGTAATAAACCTTTTAGTTCAGCAGGCTAGCtgtagcaataaaaataaattaagtatttttataCAATTTGAGACACTCTCCTATACTGTCATACCAGTTCCCCTTGAATACACTTTCTCCATGGGCATGGAACCATGATGTAAGTATGACAGCTTCATGGACATGATTGACTTCTTTATAGCAGAAGGAAGAATAAGTATACGCATACATCAGTAAGAAATTAATTAACAATAAACATTCTTACCATTGCAGCTCAATCTGTGCCCTAGCGGATGTAGCAATTGTATATTAACACTGATCTGCTTTGCAATTAAGATGCTGTCTACAAGCTCCTGCTTCACAAACCCTGCTATGGGGCTTCTTGCGTATCAATTGAGAGAAGAAGCTGGTCTATGGAAGATGGCAGCAACCAGTGCAGTCATTTCATAGCCCTGGCTTTGCTTTCTGATACACGAATCGCTAGCAAGTATCATCAGTCTTTACTTATGAGCCtcaatttaaagagaaaaatagtcCCACAGTGCGTAGCTTGAAGGCAGTTGCTTGCATCTGttcagctgctctgtgctggatcAGGCAATGAAGAAGCAATGGAGTGGAAAGGGTGTGGGTTGTTCAACCAGTGCAAGCATTGCTTCAAGGAAAAGGATTTGGTGACTGAACAGCAGGTCACAAGGGGTGAGATTACAGTCCAGTCCATTAACAAGCACACCATCACTGTGGTGGCAGTCTTAGAAAGCAGCTGTCTGAGATCACGGATGTTTCTGGGACAGACCTCTCcaggggacaggcagggagCACTGAACAAGCTCAAAGGAAACTGGTGCTGTCTTGCTTGGTCATTCATCTCCTTAGGCTTTAGGGATGAAAACCTGTTTTATCCAGGATGACAACGACCGTGTGATACATTTCTTTAGCCTGTCAAAACACAAATGAGTACCAGTCAATCTCTACCCCAGCAATAGCTGCTTCTCATAATTAAATATTCCCATAATTAAGTATCTTCCCATAAATTGCTTCCCATAATTAAATACCAAGCAGGCACTGGGATTTCAAACTGCAGTTTGGGAACTGGTAAATGCAGCATCCCCATCCACCCCAGGACAGAAGCGAACAGCAGGCTCTTAGCAGAGGCTCAGCTGGGGAGTAGAGGACAATTTCTGAATTGCCCCGAGGAAGCTGTGTGTCAGGGCTGATCATCTCACCTGTGGCAGTTCAAGCCACAGAGACTTGGGACTGGCAGCGGAGCCATAGTTCATTTCTATGCCGGGGAGCCCACCATCAGAGGTGGGCCGCAGGGTTCGCATCTTCTGCAGCTCATTCAGTGGGATGACGTGGGAGACTgcctgtggaaagaaaaaagccacaGAGCATTAGCTGGTGCAGTCCTTTAAGAACAAAATGATCTGATTCTGGCCAAAGAGGATTCATCTCAAGAACTTCTTGAAAGCTGAGGCAAAGACAAGGGCCCAGGGCAGAGTAAGTGGAAGGACTGCAGTTAATTGTTAGGCCTCACTGCCAGTGCATCCCTGCAACTCCTACAAGCCTAGGCCAAATAGGAGTGTGTTTTCTACACTTAGTTTTACTGTGCACCGTGCTTGTTTGCATGATCACTGCTGGACTTGCAAAAGAGCTCACACCATTACTAACTGTTCTACTGCTCTTGTCACTGGCTTTGGGCTagggctgctggctgcaagGCACATAAATACAGCCTCTTCCTGCACAAGTCCTAAAAGTCAGAGCTAACACCTGAAAGACATCAGGGCTTGGGACACTGAGGAAGAATTATCTGGCATACCTGGGTGATGTTATCCACCACAATGATCTGTTCATCGTTCACACCAAAATAGCAGGGCACAGGGATTGTGCTGTCGCTCACTCTCTCTACAAAGTAGAAGTTGTAGCCAAAGAAGGGCAATTTCATCGCGTGTTCTGTAAGAAAGCAGAAGGGTGGCATTCAGGCAGCAGCTTCCAGCCAGCAGTCTCCTGCACCTGCCTAAGGTGGTCAAAAGAGGCAGGTGCACTTTTTAGTGCAATTGACTTCTCCCACCACCCCTGCACTCCTAGTGTTTAACTGTCAGCAGCCTGGACGGATGTGCCATccttttcagaacagaaaacagctgtgCAGACAGAGTATCAATTAAAGCACAACTCATACAGGGCTCTGAaagttttctgcagttttaCCAAGAGGTGTGACTTCTATCATGATGACCATGCGTGGAGGCATGTGCCAGTCTGCAGAGAAACACTCTCAGGGAGTCATGTGTCATGGGTCATTGCAAGCCCCAAAGATCCTTGCCAACCTCATCAACTGTCCCAGAAATGCATTCAGAGGCAGCTTCCATCACAGTCAGGACAGATTACTACCCAAGTAGATCTGGATGTCTCCTCACCTATGAACTGGATTTTTGCATCCAGTGGTTGGAGTGGCTGCCTGGTTCTCAGCAGCATACCGAGATGGTTCTGCAGAGTCTGGGGATTGATTTGGGACTGCAAAGGCATTGGTATGTACTCCTTCAGCTCTTCCCTGTGCCAAAAAGTAGAGAGTAATTCACCCCCTGCCCAGCCAAAATCAAAAGATAAATCAGGGGGAGTTAGAGAAAGGAGGGGATGTGGTAACAATTTTCAGTAGAAGAGCTGGGGGCAAGGgtggagggggagagagaagagcaCAATGGGTCACATCTAAACTGGTTAATGTGTGAGGAAACACAGACAGTTGAGACCATCATATTTCCATAGAGAAGGCTGTGTACCACTAATACACTAACAGAAACCTCTCCTTTCTGGAGACAGCAGGAGCTCTTCATGCAAGAACTGCATGTAAGTAGAGCCACAGGGTGTTTCTTTCACAGGCAGTCTCAGCTGAAAAGCACCTTACACTAATTGTCGTGTGTGCCGCCATAGCACTACACAGAGCAGAGTTTCCCACACACAGCAGGGTTCTACCCTTGCCCAGGATGCTGTAAGGAGATTTGATGGTGATATTACCTCCATCACCTTCATCTCCATTACATGGCTACAGCTGAAAGCTTGTACAATTTGTTCTTGGTACCACAAACACACGGCAGCCTACAGGAATGTTTGTGGCACCTTCATGCCTTGAACTCAGCAAGAGTCACAAAAGGAAACATGGATAAGGAATGGTCTGCATTAGGAGTGTGAATGGCAGGTAAACTTTCTTGGTTACAAGGCAGGTGTCAGACACCAAGTGACATTAATTAATGACTTATGCTGTCCAGAATTGTCCACTCCTTAATTATCCGGAGTAGTTTCAGGCCCCTGCCCCTAAGCCATGTGATGACAACAGAGACCCACCCTGATCCAAACATACCTGGGGGGAACAGAACTCTCCTGCTCTGTTTTGGCCCAGTGCTGGAACAGAAGCAAAATGGCCACCTGCATCTCCACTTCTTGATTATAGCTCAGCAGCATCTTCCCATTCAGGTAATCCCACAGCACCTGAGAGCACAGGAAAAAGGCTTTGTTAAAGCTGCCAGGAGGTGCAGGCAGGTTGAggcagcaccaggctgcagaGACCCCACATCCTGCCTCGCAGATAGCTCAGGCTGATAACTCTAAAACAAAGGCTTGTTGGGCTCAGGACGAGCAtgcagaactgcacacagcatgTCTGGAGCAGTACAGCCCATAGGCTAGGGCCACATAAGCACTGCCTTGTTTGCCTCCGTAGCATCACTTGCATCACTCATCAGTCATTCCCAGAAACAGCATGCAAAGCCAATCAGTCAAAGCCCTCACACTTCTTCAGCCCCTTTGGGACATCCCCACTAGCCTCTCCTCTAATTCTGCCCCTGCTAGAGAGGTTCCTGGTGCTCACAGTGCCCTTGTTGCTTACCTGTCCATAATGGACATCAGTATAAATTTTGTTCTCAAAGTGCAGAGGTGTCTTCCAGGTGAGTCTGCGTAAACTCACAGTCACCAACGCATCCTCCAGCAAATAATCATGAAGATATTCCTCTGTTCTCATCGGCCTCACCATTTTACCTATATATTTATGCAGAGAGAGGGTCGTCACTCTTGGTGCTGAGACAGTGAGCTGAGCTCCACAACCTGGGAAAGGAGCCTTCCTGCACTCCTCTGTTCCACCCTGCCTGTAACAACTCCCAGCATCAAAGGGATGCAGACCCCACACAGAAATACACCACTTTAAGGAacaagcagcacagcccctgagAAGGCACAATCCCTAACCTTAATACAGAGGTTAACTCCTGAAGAAAAACCTCCCCAGAGCCAGAAAGGGCAGGGATATATTTGAAAAAGTAGCTGTGATTCTCCCTGTTGGAGAAATTGCTTTAAGAAAGAAGGTAGAGCTAGTCTCTCTTTACTTGCCATTATTATTGTTGGCACTCCTGATGGCAAAAAGAGCAAATTCCTGCATCTCTTCTGGCTCGCCCGCCCCCAACTGCTCACAGATCTCCTGCATGATCTCCTTGACCACCTGCAGCGAGGAAAAAAGCAGGTAAGTACCATGGCCAGGCAAGCCCAGTTCAGCCCCAGAACAGTCAGACATGCTGGGCCTGGTGGAAAGCAGCAGTACAGCTCTGGCCACTGCAGAGGGAAACGGGCTGGGTGAAGCATCCCAGCACCGCACAGTCTCCACAGAGATGGGCTACTACAGGGATTCTTAGGAAGGGCATGGGAAACCATCACAGAACTGAGGGAAGTGTAGGACAGGTCCAAAGGTTGACAGTTAAGCAAATTCTGTGGTATTGCTCCAAGTCCAGATCAATGGAGAAATGCAAAGCAGAAAACTCACCGTGAATGTCCTGATTCGGGCAACGTATTCCACTCCTCCAGGCATCGATATCTCCAGCCGGCGGGCACTACGTCCTTTCTGCAAAGGACAGTCTTTAGGCAGCAAGACACACAGGATCCCATCTGCCCCACAACCCTTTCTCCCTCTTCGCTCCTCAGCTCATCCTCTCACTACTTGCCCGCAGTACTTGACTCTTCCCCGCCCATATCCCTGTCTATGGGGCATTTCGCTTCCCATTTCCCTTACGGACACATGCCTGATGTCCTTTCTTGGAAGAGTAACTGTTCTTGCTTCCCACTTCTTCCATATGTAGTAAGGCTTCACATGGAACCTCCTGCCAAGCCTCTAccctccctctcttcccaaCATCCCAACTCCTCTGCCCGTCAGTACCAGCAATGCCTCTAACTCCACCGGGAAAGGAAGGTGGCGACGACCCCCATACATGAAATTTTTCCGCAGGTTGCTCTGACAGATCTTGGCTACATctgtaggaaaagaaaaaatgctgagcCAAGCAGATGACTAGGCATTGTCTCCTACAGTTTTGGGTCTTCCTGGCTGTGTTGTTTAACCTCGTGCCAACATGAGGAGAGGAAAGAGACCCCTACTCTGCCAGGAAACGTCCAAATCATGAGGAGCCAGCCCCAGACAGTGCCTAGGGCAACAGGAGTACACATGAATGCCCAGACAGAACTA contains:
- the LOC101804253 gene encoding ATP-dependent DNA helicase Q5 — its product is MEPSGERKRCRHAAIAKYFGDVTPPCNKCCDYCKNPGAVKRQLESLERCSNSWNKTCIGPSSSSWDSYDPELYEGGRRGCRGFSRYDEESSRNGDEANEEIRKREWNDFYKKQMSLRKGHEPEKDDFIPPSADCPLKDASSRRISKLTVKGREHCLKILEEALRANQKVPTEGKGSDPHACAVELEYEAFRTSKMANSYKASVLKKVAEINKASKGGELFSVIGSGTGGNRSLETKSESPAEENFLPASQVYSFKPKRVGAGFPKSSSVFQTASELLMIQEESNTKLVKKEDCPNEQDNSNCNLEPDKRNRVLQKKGKAKKEKAKCESSEVELLPEKKGQQPSPDTKTALCDSPAKKAKVSKKQQMLAEAAKKESQDISKFFSLSKGGSKAKSCSTAEEVSCSASTLPQVSSQSVCQETPPPQGNKDESGEDVTAQSRAENEELGGTEGTLTEQEEEGTLTEKEEDFKTQQAAESELLQDELDVKSSVAENVTETELTVIGEGQSGKRPGWDEDMESPATKRLRTAAKSSILSQPESKSVGPTKKKVTFDPNLLQCDKDEASKTIQPATKSMSLKETADIVVKYLTPFYKGGKFASKDLFKGFARHLSHLLTEDQNPARKTVKEEAQRLIKEFFKTRDRCESETDWQELQSSER